Within the Miscanthus floridulus cultivar M001 chromosome 2, ASM1932011v1, whole genome shotgun sequence genome, the region TTCTACCCTTCCCCTGTTCCAGTTCTGCCTTCCCCTGCTCCAATTTCTGCTACCCTTCGTCTACTCTATCGTCGATCATCACACATACTGTACGAAATAGCCGATAAGCGTGAGACTTCAAAATTATAACCATCGATCGTTGTATATATATGTTCATCAAAGAATTTAATCGACCTAACAAAGAACAAACTAGTTTCATATATCTATGTACTCCTACATACAGATAAACTGAAGCTGCTGTGCTGTCTAGctaagcctgttcgtttggctgtggcttgtcgtaaatgatcgtaaatttttagtcgaaatagtatttttctcttacgcaaatcagccaacagtacttcttcacgaaccaaacGATACGAACCAACCAACCGACCAGACTGACGAGCTGATGCCGCATCGTCTGTGCATGGCGCCGTCGAGGACCTGGCGGAAGTGGCCGGCGTCACAGGGCACCCGCAGCACGCCCGGCTGGCCGTACCCGTACCGCTGCGCCGCCATGTCCAGCAGCTCCGCGACGGAAGGGTCGCTGAGCAGCCGCACCGGCACCAGCACGCGCTCGCCATGATCGCCCGAGTCGTCCCCGCCGGCGAGCAGCATCGGGACGTGCCCTCGCGGGACAACGAccttctcctcctcggcggcgCCCCGGGTGGGCGATTCCgcctggccgccgccgctgcccgtcTTCCTCTTCCAGGACATCATGACGCTGCCGCTGCTGCGAGCTAGAGCGATTGAAGTCGGTCCTCGCTTACGGTAGTTCGTTCTTGCGCGCGCTGGGTTGTCGTCAGCTGCGGGGAAGGCGTAGGAGGGACGAATTTATAGGGTGGGCGGGTGGGGATTGGGATTGCGTGACAGCAGGTTTGACGCGACGACGACGAGTGAGATCGACGAACGATGACAAGGGCTCGGTTCGTCGCGGGCGTCCACGCAACGCACGGGCGCGGTCCGAAAATATTCCGCTCCGAACGATCGGACAGGAGCCGCGCGCCGATGTTTTCTGCGCAGTGATTCCCGTGCGATTCCACGCAGTGATTCCCGCGCGATCCTGTGCTTCATCCGCAGCATCGCGCTGACGCGAATACGTACGAAACTGGCTGGACGCGATTCTCCTGCGAGCATTAGGCAGGTACGTGTTTCCTTtcttattatacttctttttttcTTGTTTCTTTTCCTTGGTTTTTCTTTcagtttttatttttatattttttatttcttgtttccttttctaattatgttttttctttgtttcatgttttctattttttaatcTTGTTTATTTTCCCCCTTTTTCTTGTAGTTTTTGCTTTCTTTTTTTCTTATCCTTCTTTTCCATGCTtcgatttatttttatttttgtttatgtgaattattattattctttctttttctttttctttcttttcgttcattcatttttattttctttttctattttatgtgtttatttattattttcatttttcatttttttatctttcatttctttttttttcttcatgtTTTTTATGTTCATATAccatatatgtgatgttctatgtaTTTTTTTATGTTCACGTGTTATACATGTAATGTTCTGTGATGTTTTTTATATTCACGTGGTATACATGTAacgttctatgatgtatttagcGATATTCAcataatatacatgtgatgttctcgtAGTACGCAGGTGATGTTCTATAATGTTTTCTATAATGTTCACGCAGTATACACGTGATGTTGTATGATATATTTAATGATATTCACGTAATATATATgcgatgttctataatgtatttagtgatgttctatggtgtatttagtgatgtttacttagtatacatgtgatgttctataataTATTTTAGGATATTCGAAAAGTACGTAATATTCTTTTAAAATTTTTCTCTATtacgttttttattttttatttccttATGCTTTGCTCTAGATTGTGTTTTTTATGTTATGTATTTacttatttatttttatatatattataataGCAATTTCATGAACCTAAAATTAGAATACTGTTCTTCTAAGTCGAGAACATTTTTCTTATGAAGACGGAATATTGTTCATCGTCTCTGCTCAATAAAGAGAATGTTATATCTTCATAAGATAAATGTTCGTTAATAAATTATTATCTAAATATATTCATATGAGATCTTATTTTGAAGGATTTATTTTAAGAAACCCGATGGTTTGATTTAGAAATTATGACCTTTTTTTAGTTCATTGAAAGTCTGCGTGCATGCGTAGCTGGGATGATGCATGAGGTGGGCCGCCGTGCGTCAGGTGTCGGCATCCGCTTGGGGCCAGCATCTGTCCGCGCGCGGAAAAAGTTGGCGGGCCCAGTGGCCGGCGCGGGATACCGTCCGATGGACCCCCGGCGCTGTCGTTGTCCTGAGATTGAATATGTGTTGGCGGGCTGGACGACGACTATGGTTTGAGCAATTCGGACGCGAGCCGGATGGCAGGCACCTTCTTCGCCCGGCCCCGGGTCGCCCGGGTCCTGTATAAAAAAAAAAGTCCACATCCACTGATTATTTCTTCCAGACTTCCAGTCCAGGGAAAACGATGGGTTTGGATCATGCACGTCCCGCCGGCCGGGCCGGTGACTTGCCATCCATGCCATGCTCCAAGTTGAAGTTGCCCTCGCATTTCTTTGGGACACATGCATCACGCTGTGCATTGTCCGTGAACATTGATCGCCTTTTAGTTTGTACACTAGACTACGTAGCATGTTGGTACGGTGCTACAGGACAACAAAATTTTTATAATAAAAATACACGGATCAcacaataagataacaatattgtgaaattaaataccgatgttaaaatgacatttaatccaaaaagtaaagtttgtgaaattaacagtcacgagcgcggcgtcgtaggctcaccAACTTTACTGTATAGACCTTTtcatgcgttgcaacgggaacaaATGATACCCTGATAATTTGTGCATGAACATGTTATACCGTTACAAAAAACGATAATGCGAGCGTGATGTTCGGAATGTCAATATTACAAATTGAATTTTGTGCATGGCTAAAATTATTATTGATGGTTTGCAATCATCAAGGTATGCATTTATATTATTGTACATTTGTACATATGCACATAAAAGTTCATATCACCGTAACAAGATTAATTTATAACTCAACCTTTTAGAACTAACTATCTCTTTGAATTATCAGTTTGCTTCATACAGACTGATATACCAAGGCCATCCTTCTTCATATTTTAGATCTTGGACCTACAATATCTTGAGCGTGGGGTACAGAACCAGGACAAGAGGCACAACGGCTGCACATCTGAACAGCTATATGAAACTACATGAAACTCAATAAGGCAAACTTTTAGTCTAAAACCAAATTAAGTTGTGCGTGCATGGGAATAAAAAGACTAAGGTAATCCAAGTTTGCAGTGTGTAGTACCTTGACAAAAAAAACAATGTTTTGATTTGTTCTTCACAACAGGTTGTTTGCACACAATCATCACGTTAAGTAATAATAATCAAAGCAACGAACTTCAGACTATAATAATCGTGTTCACTGTGCTCTCTGTTCTACCACGTTCTCTAGATGATGTATTTAAGATCGTCTTTTACGACCATAGGAATTAAGTCTCTAGGAATTTCTCTCATATCCAACTACAACAATCTAAATTCGCATCAGTGAAACCAATAGATTTTCACTTATATTTTCCAAAATGCTAGGAAGTATCCAATCTATACGACCATAGGAATTAAAAATCTCCGGGAACTCCTCTCATATCCAGCTACAACAATCTAAATTCGCATCAGTAAATAAACCAATAGATTTTTTGACTTTTATTTTTCTAGAACTGGGCAGTAACCAATCTGAACTTCCATTAGACCCTGCACTACACAAACCCTGAAGGAACATACAGTGTAACCAACACAACCCCATAGGTAAAAATAATCACGACCAAAACCACAAATATAAATCTACACAAAGTCTCGCTGTTTATTAtcattgcacttccatgtattttttatacaaacaagatcaaaaCCAGTAAATCATTAAGCACATATCAGAAACTCAAAAGTAAAAAAGAATCATGCCAATTATCCACCCGTCACTAAATTTTTCTACAAATGGAGTGCCAATATCTGTAGGACTGCAACAAACACCTTGATGGCACGCGACAACCTTGATGTGCCTATTAGAGGTGTATTAAACTGTGGTTAACAATTAAAACAAAATGGCAAGCCATGCACGGGTCAGATCTATCGCGTTCATAATATACATGGACTATTTGTGATGGTACAAGAGAGGTAGTGAAAACATCATCACTGTGAAACCCAAATTTCAAAAGTCAGAAATCTGGGTAATGATGACAGTGACATTTCATATTAGGTAACCAGAGAGATTGTGGAGCAACTGAATAACTGACAGATTTCATAAAGCAGATAAATATGAAGTTTACGAATTCACATATTAATTGAAGTGGATTAGTTTCTGAATGAAAGGGATGATTTAAGTAAGTAGGGGATGATTCAGTCTACTAATAATCAATAAAAAGTTCACCGAGATTGCCCTCTATATGGACTTCCCAAATCTAATGATACTCCAATGCGGCcgccaaaccagcaccagcacctcGGCCACCTCCTAGCAGGCCAGGTGGGAACTGATGTGCAATTTAAGGTTGGCAGTGATCTGTTCTCGGCGCACAAGTGCATTCTCGCCACCCGGTCCACGGCCTTCCTGGCCGAGTTCTTTGGCCCAGCAGGGAAGGAGAACCGCACTGATGTCAGTCGTGTGCGCATCCGCATAGACGACATGGAGCCGAGGGTGTTCAAGGCTTTGCTCCATTTCATCTACACCGACGCTCTCCCTGAAGTACACGAGGACGACAAGGTCGTGATTGCACAGGGTCTGCTTGTGGCAGCAGACCGGTATGCCATGGAGAGGCTGAAGTTGATCTGTGCCAACATGCTCTGCAGCTACATAAGCGATGCACGTATGGCCATCACTACAGTGGACCTTGCAGACAAACATGGCTGCCCTAGGCTCAGGGAGGCGTGCAAGAAGTTCCTCATGGACCACTTCAGTTTGGATGGGGCAAAGGCGTTGCTATCTCTGTTCTATTCTAAGTGCTACTACTGCATAATTTTCTTTTGGCGTTTTATTATCAATTCTATATATGCATGTAGCTGCATGCACCTCCTATCCCACTTTGAGACATTTTGTAATCAGTTGCTTAATAATATATATCAATGTTATGTTCGACAAGGTCGCTGCTTGATCTATTTTATCTTGTATTTATTAGTGCTAGTATACCTGATGTGATGTTAACTTTACCAGCATGATAGGTAGCTGTTCCTCTGCAAAGCAAAAGCTCATACTTCTGTGTGATTTGCTTttttaattacaacatacaagcAAATAAATGTAAACGAACTTAATGCTACACCCAAAAAATGCATTTTCAGTTTGTCATTTTGCATGCAGGCAAGGAGAGGGAAAATACAGTAGGATCTGGGAATAAGCAACAATCTTGAAATCTTGGCTCTATTTTTGACCTCATCATGCCATCACCCAGAATTCACTCCCTAGTCTGGAAAACCTTTATCtatcctgaaaggatcaagatgcctaagagaggatgaattggactaattctaaatttctttgtaataattaagtcctatggttagcccaattaaccccttgtgcctagaaagtgtttttattgatcttccgcacaaaagtttagcaacctaagttccaatcctactctagcatggcaattctatgaatgtaaatgacaagaattaaattgctcaaagtaaaatgagaaggaggaacacggtgatgttttgccgaggtatcggagagtcgccactccccactagtctttgttggagcacccgtgcaagggtgtagctcccccttgatccgcgcaaggatcaagtgctctctacgggttgattctttgacactccatcgcgataaatcacccacaaccgctcacaacttgagttgggtcatccacaagctccgccggatgatcaccaagctcccaatcaccacgaagacgtctaggtgatggcgatcaccaagagtaacaagcacgaactctcacttgaccatgacaagcctaatgagaagggtggatgcacactttgctactcttgatctcactaatgagggctctctttgggattctcaaatctcaatcacctcactaggacattgctcttcttggcactcacaaagatgtttctcagctgttggaatgagcaaaagtacccccacacacgaatggatgaagtatttataaccatggctgaaaaatgaaccgttatgtgcctctgcggggtgactagacgctccagtcatgttgatcggacgctccggtcagttctccccgaacttcagtgtttaagtggtgaccggacgctggacagtgtccggtcatgattttccctctctggaaccttactggagtcgactagacgctgggactcagcgtccggtcacttcacctctcagcgtccagtcacttccagatgacttcaccttgatcaaatgaactgactggactctgcgtcagcgtctgatcacaccaaagccagcgcctggtcagcatttgaccctccattcacttccaactctcgatcatacgtgaatgaagtttgctccaatggatctaagggctttttaggagctacctagtgctaggtttagcaagtgtgcaccacacctaactcactagactcacctaggtcaagctacccgttcataccccccttaatagtatggccaaaggaaaaacaaagtcataaattactctaagtgtctcttcaactccaatcgacacttagaactagtcaatccttaaccttgtcgtccatcctttaaaaactgaaacgatttccatcgtaggggcatgaccaccatgatagctgaatcgatctctattaccgtgacctaacttaattgcctttgtaaaacatacgttagtcacagtaatcacatattgccattaatcaccaaaacccaactagaggcctagacgctttcaatctcccctttttgatgattgatgacaataccacctcgagtatgtgaaagagatgaggtttttaatgtgcttggttcatataaacttttgtcaataagaacaaaagaattaggcaagcttatatgacccaagccaatatgatgtactcaaaagatatgaaataagcatgagtacaagtaataatgctcatttgcatcggagtaaaatacggaagcaaagcaaatgagcataacataagtgatatgacatatacaagattcaaagtagagagcacacatgtcacatatcacgatcacgtagatatcactatcacataaatatagtttgatgcataaacataaacacacgaatgcataatagtgtatcacatataaaaaccaaatataatagaatacTAAGCTCCCACTAAGTCgctcccctaagtctaacatactcgatccctctccccctatGGCGTCAAAcacaaaacctaagggtcggtcggtagagctgcagcggacgagtcaggcgctgaggtacgaggagcgaactgtaactgagtgccatcatcatctgaccctaagctcagagctgtctgaccctctgtagctagaagcgatgctgaagcggtctaggtcggatcagggactggagcggccatagactgtgcaggtatcactgaagtaggagactctgatgatgcaacagaagaagggagcgtctctgtagtcccggtaataggtgcaactatagaaggacctgggacatacaaatatggcggagtaggctgccctatcaactcactgaaagtcactccaagactcctagagactgaggtatctggcactagcagcaaGGAAGTCTGagtcggtgtgaagcccgtctaaagaggtgtgaactgcggggctaacactggcgaggcaaaccactaggacacctgctctgtaggtgaagcaaactatgctggtggttgtccctaactctaaagcccactaggctgtaaagttggagtcatagaagtggtggcaggcggacctagctggggcgaaggctatggtagtggaaccccaatagctatcactacatgctgcataaatccaaggagctgctgctgtatGAGGAGCTATtggtgatgcatggcctgctgctgctagatcgcctgctgctgtcgctggaactcatcttaCCTAGACTGGAACTGTGCGAAAGTAGCGGCGCTCTTCtatgcctagcgagcctgatcctgttTCATTCGCTCAAGGATTGCTAGTAGAACGAGGTCggtctacggtgcaggtggagctaaactagagctaccagcctcatggtcatgtcgtcatgcaggcatctaagggatatcacagtagtcctcatctgagctgtcgctggggtcgctctcgaccatcccctcctgttgagcatcaagctcctcctcctctatagctgctatgccccttatggtctcatcctgctgagctgcagtctctagcacctctagacgtcggctcggctggctgggtgtcctcactacactatattggatcatctgagtcatgttgtatgcaggtgtttacaccaaaatttgggagaagagcgcgggaactcgcaggcttctAGAATTATGCCAATTAAGGAGTCGatagagtaaagattgatatctgctgGATCGAATGCAACACTGGATCCATTCTCTTTGGATGatatcagcagataacgataataggatatgattggcgccaagaagatacatatcagactctacaaaaggggaaagattagagtccaagttatcttaaattaggaatattttcattatgccaaagattgtattgagtcatactcgaataaggttcatgtttagactccgggtataaataccaaatcccggctattgtaaagacattaatgaatcaaatacaaagtcaattactttttttggctctggccaccccttaggagtaggagtagagtagatctcgaggagttcttcagtgagtatggctgcatcaatccggtcgacctctactgcttgtctataagtaccatcatggtttatacctctgttcgtatggctgcatcgatccagtcgacccccactacgactctggtataggctagttatcgattcttatctaattcaagtatggcctgtgtgattttgcctcacatcccactgcttgaattagatcaaggtcaagttatcggctctaccttagtatgacagtctttggtagattcattaagttaccaatattgcttattgctttcattgtttatctaattacagcaatatcactctgcccgattgagattgatctggattggccttatatcttgtttaactcatcgtttgctaatctaaaactaatttaatctacatcttaagtgatgagttatgtttttcatcgactgttttatgtcaatcttaatcgtgtatagcgtgcagttaaggcatgtccgatcttgagtagatctattagttaataaaaaccgttccatggcccgtcatcatggcctgtgggattctgccgctcaccccactgttgacaccatggagtggggatcgttagttagtagacctgttcctgagaaggcatgaccttagctgtgcgctatgcctgaatagGCTATTtaaccgatatcgagtgctttcacggaTAGTTCATATTACAAGATCAttaaagtagagataagttgaaagatgtgttagccccatgatcttgttatggtattatggcctgcatgattctgcctcatgcccccactgatattagtaatgagttaggatcgtcgagtctattgttgtttctatggcctgcatgattctgccttatgccccactggtcatggcgatagatgagatctaacatgttcattagatttacctttattaaatggttaagtggtgttgagttgtttctttaaataaaaggagtttagttacttgtaatcattagctcagtataaaccaatcatcattgatatcttattgccattgattaatatttgcttaaataacatttatcctgaacgataaccgatccttcttatacaactccatgagctttaatcgattcattcttgtgaacatgctgggatcggctatttagtcgatttcctctcatatcggctctcagagccgcacattcaggactgtctggcaacaccggcatattccgcccttaattactgataagctttctctcattgtcaattgtagggtcaaattgactggcacgtctcaggaggattaCATAGGATCATCCACccttgcactgaagctaggcggatctgctccatcgagcggacccttctggcttgctacgtatgtcctcggcacggaggcaaaaattctgtgtcgatagcagggaactctgtagtagcactactatactctgccagcatctctggtgacctcacagtaactgccctgtggatcaagaatgtaatctagtgagcatatggtagctgcctatgacccctgaacccctctacaatagtatcctccatctctgatagaaggagatccaaAATGTCAAACCCTGTCTGTTGCATTAAAGAGTTCGGTAGCCATAGcggtatgcgagtcaagccctcacgataccccatcctcggaagcagtgtcctcataatagcatcaagtactctagcagtaggagtgagatcactgggtgtcctactcaacccctcgccgaaaggctctgtgatgcactggcggactagatctgtagggggcacaagaccgcCGTGAGGGCATTTGGGAGGCGCTGTCTGTCTATAGCAAACCTCATATAGCTGGATGGGCTGCTTCTAAAGCCttagaatctctctgaccctagtgctcgtcagcctctaatctctgcctctgaatgcaaagtgtataaatctgtgctgcgggtcaatccagagtgtagcatagaactgatggacccaagatggaacatataagcctatccatccaagtaaatctgtctgccctggtaggtaagataggtaagggcaaatatgctctccagcagctgctacaatggtctcaatgttgcacaccctctgagatttgagtactgccccactattaagatatgcattataaaaatcttcctatagaggtgtgtagaaaccctccgaagcacgctcatcccgcttgggtggaaaccactgctcaaagtccacaaatctgagctgctgaacctgcttggccgtggtggccctcaaatctaagtgggtcactggaggcggaccctgtggtctaggcggtggatgtgaacccctccgctatgtctctGACCTCAGAGTGACTAGAGcgcgggtacgaccagagcgacgAAGCTGttgctgaggtgcctgctctgtctccttagCCTGCTCTCCCTCTTGAGTCTACTCTGCTGGCTGTGGCTACTGCTGTGACTCCACCTGAGACTAACTCTCATCAATAGACACATGCTGTCCaccaaccatgacagtcctagctggaccaccatgacagtcctagctagaccaccatgacggcgctcaacctgctcaagtgcagccctcgtagatggagagagatgatctgcaatgacaacaccactccgagcacctcctctctctgcacgctctacggcctctgcaactgtggctactctcgctgtatctgcattagggtacttgcgcttctttgttgctagcttctttgtcgccttgccttttgcatctgaaggctggtgaggcgggggcctcgtatcctcatcaccgagaccacctccaacattattgacatgagccatctgatggatctaaaaagaataactatcgttgatgaagatcaacaaccaactatcacttccgaggcttggcctcgatccgtactcgtgagcttggctccgagttaactgacaactgcaaataggaccacaatggcatcgactcgctgcacgatagaatagataggatatacacataaatacaatatatctaaagatacgaaatcctaggaagcaagcaattaggaacgaaattggaaacgagggcttgctacctgacgaaccggcgaatcaatgagaagaggaacgaatcggGGAACCACCAGGTCGGCAACTGGACGTCTAGGGTTAGGATTATGGCTAAGTTCAGCGACCAAGGGCAATGAGGGCACTACATGTAGCGCTGAAGCAGGGCAGGGCCAAGGCAGGGCTACGGCACGGCGGCGGCACTAGTGCACAGGGAGGCACGACGCTGGAGCTTGCGGCACGATGGCGTGAGAGGAGCGGCGACGCAGGAGCAGCTGTGCGGCGGGCGCTCGGTGTGAGCAGGGCACAGATGTCGACAGTGCAGGCGTGGCGGCATGAGCAGGGCATGGGCATGGTGGTGCATGGCGATGCAGAGGCACGGCGGCATAAGCAGGGCACAGGCGTGGTGGCACGCGGCGAGCGGGAGCAGGGCGCGGGTGTGGTGGCGCACGGCGAGCGGGAGCAGGGTGGCCTGATGAGTTGTGTGGCTTGGGCATGGCTCGGTGA harbors:
- the LOC136536362 gene encoding BTB/POZ and MATH domain-containing protein 1-like, coding for MRPPNQHQHLGHLLAGQVGTDVQFKVGSDLFSAHKCILATRSTAFLAEFFGPAGKENRTDVSRVRIRIDDMEPRVFKALLHFIYTDALPEVHEDDKVVIAQGLLVAADRYAMERLKLICANMLCSYISDARMAITTVDLADKHGCPRLREACKKFLMDHFSKERENTVGSGNKQQS
- the LOC136536361 gene encoding auxin-responsive protein SAUR71-like, yielding MSWKRKTGSGGGQAESPTRGAAEEEKVVVPRGHVPMLLAGGDDSGDHGERVLVPVRLLSDPSVAELLDMAAQRYGYGQPGVLRVPCDAGHFRQVLDGAMHRRCGISSSVWSVGWFVSFGS